In the Deltaproteobacteria bacterium genome, one interval contains:
- a CDS encoding GNAT family N-acetyltransferase, which produces MSSTKEGHVVRLERFRPEHGKIVFRWFYDPAYRLFFRDFEDPLSLEQCKKFDKVMAGSGVGIFMIIEKSSDKPIGMVTHCCLKKKSGVNRIGIMLDKDFQHKTYAIEALIILLDYLYNRLGFKKIIVEYLASDHHIQRISEKGGWIREAVLKREAVVDGEYVDEVRYYMFKETYEELYGDYFK; this is translated from the coding sequence ATGTCTTCAACCAAAGAAGGCCACGTTGTTCGTCTTGAACGCTTCCGCCCGGAACATGGTAAAATCGTTTTCCGCTGGTTCTATGACCCTGCCTATAGGTTGTTCTTTCGGGATTTTGAGGACCCTTTGAGCCTCGAACAGTGCAAAAAATTTGACAAAGTCATGGCGGGATCCGGCGTCGGCATTTTCATGATCATCGAAAAATCTTCAGACAAACCGATCGGCATGGTAACCCATTGCTGTTTGAAAAAGAAGTCGGGGGTCAACCGGATCGGCATCATGCTCGACAAAGATTTCCAGCATAAAACCTATGCCATCGAGGCGCTCATTATTCTTCTCGATTATCTCTATAATCGATTGGGTTTTAAAAAAATAATTGTCGAGTATCTGGCCTCCGATCATCATATTCAGCGGATCTCCGAAAAGGGGGGATGGATTCGGGAGGCGGTCTTGAAACGCGAGGCGGTTGTTGACGGGGAATATGTGGACGAAGTTCGGTATTATATGTTCAAGGAAACCTACGAGGAGTTGTATGGGGATTATTTCAAATAA
- a CDS encoding methylmalonyl-CoA mutase family protein, producing MQPMPKSGAKEKKNRTKETFETLSKIPVEPLYAPQKTDEKYRRDLGQPGQFPYTRGVQPDMYRGRFWTMRQYAGFGTAEESNKRYRDLIAHGGTGLSVAFDLPTQMGLDSDDPRAKGEVGKTGVAIASLADMEVLMDGIPLDQVSTSMTINATAAILLAFYIAVAEKKGISADKLSGTIQNDILKEYIARGTYIYPPEPSMRIITDIFAFCKDHVPKWNTISISGYHIREAGSTAVQEVAFTLANGLAYVKAAIDAGLKVDDFAPRLSFFFNGHNYFFEEAAKFRAARRLWARLMRERFKANDRSCQLRFHTQTAGCSLTAQQIDNNVVRVAYQAMAAALGGTQSLHTNARDEALALPTEVSARIALRTQQILAYETGIGDTVDPLAGSYFVESLTDTIEKKALEYIERIDQMGGSVKAIEKGYIQQEIQNAAYDYQRSIEEKKLIIVGVNEFQIQEPPAADILKVDASLEKKQVGRLDKVRKDRDNKKVEQALTKIKQAARGTDNLMPHILNAARCYATLGEISNTLREVFGIYRENVVI from the coding sequence ATGCAACCAATGCCGAAGAGCGGCGCCAAAGAAAAGAAAAACCGGACAAAAGAAACCTTCGAAACCCTCTCGAAAATTCCGGTCGAGCCTCTTTATGCTCCTCAAAAAACGGATGAGAAATATCGGCGCGACCTCGGTCAGCCCGGTCAATTTCCCTACACCCGCGGCGTTCAGCCCGATATGTACCGCGGCCGTTTCTGGACGATGCGGCAGTATGCCGGCTTCGGGACGGCAGAGGAGTCCAACAAGCGTTACCGCGACTTGATTGCCCATGGCGGCACCGGGCTTTCGGTGGCCTTCGATCTCCCCACGCAGATGGGACTCGATTCCGACGATCCGCGGGCCAAAGGGGAAGTCGGCAAAACAGGTGTGGCGATCGCCTCACTTGCCGATATGGAAGTTTTGATGGACGGCATTCCTCTCGACCAGGTTTCCACATCCATGACCATCAACGCCACGGCGGCAATTCTTCTCGCCTTTTACATCGCCGTCGCCGAAAAAAAAGGAATTTCGGCCGATAAACTCTCGGGCACGATTCAAAACGATATTTTGAAGGAATACATCGCCCGCGGCACTTATATTTATCCCCCGGAACCGTCGATGCGGATCATCACCGATATTTTTGCCTTCTGCAAAGACCATGTCCCCAAGTGGAATACGATTTCGATCTCCGGTTATCACATCCGCGAAGCCGGATCGACCGCCGTTCAAGAAGTGGCCTTTACCCTGGCCAACGGCCTTGCCTATGTGAAAGCCGCGATCGATGCGGGACTGAAGGTTGACGACTTTGCCCCCCGCCTCTCCTTCTTTTTCAACGGGCACAACTATTTTTTCGAAGAAGCGGCCAAATTCCGCGCCGCCAGACGCCTTTGGGCCCGGCTGATGCGCGAACGTTTCAAGGCGAACGACCGTTCCTGCCAACTTCGCTTTCACACACAAACAGCCGGTTGTTCGCTGACGGCGCAACAGATTGACAACAACGTTGTCCGCGTCGCGTATCAGGCGATGGCGGCGGCCCTGGGGGGCACGCAGAGTCTCCATACCAACGCACGCGATGAAGCCCTGGCCCTTCCAACAGAGGTTTCAGCGCGAATTGCCCTCCGCACACAACAGATTCTCGCCTATGAAACGGGAATCGGCGACACGGTCGATCCACTGGCCGGCTCGTATTTTGTCGAATCGTTGACCGATACGATTGAAAAAAAGGCGCTGGAATACATTGAACGGATCGATCAGATGGGAGGTTCGGTAAAGGCGATCGAAAAGGGTTATATCCAGCAGGAAATCCAGAATGCCGCTTACGACTATCAGCGAAGCATTGAAGAAAAAAAACTGATCATCGTTGGCGTCAACGAGTTTCAGATCCAGGAGCCCCCGGCGGCGGATATTTTGAAAGTGGACGCAAGTCTGGAGAAAAAACAGGTCGGGCGATTGGACAAGGTACGCAAAGACCGGGACAACAAAAAGGTCGAACAGGCATTGACAAAAATCAAACAGGCGGCAAGGGGAACCGACAACCTCATGCCGCATATTTTAAATGCGGCGCGCTGTTACGCCACCCTGGGAGAAATTTCAAATACCCTTCGGGAAGTTTTCGGGATCTACCGCGAAAATGTAGTTATTTGA
- a CDS encoding type II toxin-antitoxin system VapB family antitoxin: protein MRTTVNLDKNLYENAAKAAGVSEKTRLIHMGFEALIRKTASERLARVFGSYKRANAPRRRRPS, encoded by the coding sequence ATGAGAACAACCGTCAACTTGGATAAAAATTTGTACGAAAATGCCGCCAAGGCCGCCGGTGTCTCCGAAAAAACCCGCCTCATTCACATGGGGTTTGAGGCCCTCATCCGCAAAACGGCCTCCGAAAGACTGGCCCGGGTTTTCGGTTCCTACAAACGGGCAAACGCCCCCCGTCGCCGAAGGCCTTCATGA
- a CDS encoding VapC toxin family PIN domain ribonuclease — protein MILVDTSIWIGHLKGKAEAFPLSDLLKEEQVITHPWIIGELVMGDLGPRRNEFLSDVGKLQQLPSYDSEELRVFVDSEHLFGSGLSFVDVQLLYAAIQGNCRLWTRDKALKRMADRYSVAYGPI, from the coding sequence ATGATTCTTGTCGACACGAGCATCTGGATCGGCCACCTCAAGGGAAAAGCGGAGGCCTTCCCTCTTTCCGATTTGCTGAAAGAAGAACAGGTGATAACCCATCCGTGGATCATCGGTGAACTCGTAATGGGGGATTTGGGGCCGCGCAGAAACGAGTTTCTGTCCGATGTCGGCAAGCTCCAGCAACTTCCATCATACGATTCGGAAGAATTAAGGGTCTTTGTCGATTCCGAACATTTGTTCGGTTCGGGATTGTCCTTTGTCGATGTGCAATTGTTGTATGCCGCCATTCAGGGAAACTGTCGCCTCTGGACACGCGACAAGGCCCTTAAGAGGATGGCAGACCGTTACAGCGTCGCCTATGGCCCCATTTAA
- a CDS encoding acyl-CoA carboxylase subunit beta, producing the protein MKDKLHILKEKEAQALTGGGEERVAKQHEAGKLTARERIDKLLDPGSFVETDRFVTHRCADFGMEKQKILGDGVITGYGKVNGRLVFVFAQDFTSFGGSLGEAYAKKICKIMDHAMKVGAPVIGLNDSGGARIQEGVISLAGYADIFQRNVMSSGVIPQISVIMGPCAGGAVYSPAMTDFIVMVQNTAHMFITGPDVIKAVTHEEVSKEKLGGAISHSSISGVAHFAAESEDASLELVKELLGFIPSNNREPVPFVPAGDPSDRVCSKLDSIIPDSPNKPYDIKEIIAETLDDGHFTEIHANYAKNMVIGFGRIGGYSIGIVANQPAHLAGCLDINASIKGARFVRFCDAFNIPLVTFVDVPGFLPGTAQEYGGIIMHGAKLLYAFCEATVPKITVITRKAYGGAYDVMSSKHIRGDVSYAYPGAEIAVMGPDGAVNIIFKKQIEQSADAKGEKERLVAEYREKFASPYKAAELGYIDEVILPSDTRKKIFAALEMLQNKVDSNPKKKHGNIPL; encoded by the coding sequence ATGAAAGACAAACTTCACATTCTCAAGGAAAAAGAGGCCCAAGCCTTAACCGGCGGCGGCGAGGAGCGGGTTGCCAAACAGCACGAGGCGGGGAAACTCACCGCCCGCGAGCGGATCGACAAGCTCCTCGATCCCGGCAGTTTTGTCGAAACCGACCGCTTTGTCACCCACCGCTGTGCCGACTTCGGAATGGAAAAACAGAAAATTCTCGGCGATGGCGTGATCACCGGCTACGGCAAGGTGAATGGACGTCTTGTTTTTGTCTTTGCGCAGGATTTCACCTCGTTCGGCGGATCGCTGGGGGAGGCGTATGCCAAAAAAATCTGCAAAATAATGGATCATGCCATGAAAGTGGGGGCCCCCGTCATCGGGTTGAACGACTCGGGAGGGGCGCGGATTCAGGAAGGGGTGATCAGTCTCGCCGGTTATGCCGACATCTTTCAGCGAAACGTGATGAGCTCCGGCGTCATCCCGCAAATTTCGGTCATCATGGGCCCCTGCGCCGGCGGCGCCGTCTACTCGCCGGCGATGACCGACTTCATCGTCATGGTTCAAAACACCGCGCACATGTTTATCACCGGGCCGGATGTCATCAAGGCGGTTACTCATGAAGAGGTTTCGAAAGAAAAACTGGGGGGGGCGATTTCGCACAGTTCCATCAGTGGTGTCGCCCATTTTGCAGCGGAATCCGAAGATGCAAGCCTCGAACTGGTGAAGGAACTGCTGGGCTTCATCCCCTCCAACAACCGCGAACCGGTGCCGTTTGTCCCGGCGGGGGATCCGTCCGATCGAGTCTGCTCCAAACTCGATTCAATTATTCCCGATAGCCCCAACAAGCCCTACGACATCAAGGAAATCATCGCCGAAACATTGGACGACGGCCATTTCACGGAGATCCACGCCAATTACGCCAAAAATATGGTGATCGGTTTCGGACGAATCGGCGGTTATTCAATCGGCATTGTGGCCAATCAGCCGGCGCACTTGGCGGGGTGCCTCGACATCAACGCCTCGATCAAGGGGGCGCGGTTCGTCCGGTTTTGCGACGCTTTCAATATCCCCCTTGTCACTTTTGTCGATGTTCCGGGATTTTTGCCCGGCACAGCACAGGAGTACGGTGGCATCATCATGCATGGCGCGAAACTTTTGTATGCCTTCTGCGAGGCGACCGTTCCGAAAATAACGGTTATTACCCGCAAGGCTTACGGCGGCGCGTACGACGTTATGAGCTCCAAGCATATTCGCGGCGATGTCAGCTACGCCTACCCCGGCGCCGAAATCGCCGTGATGGGCCCCGACGGAGCGGTGAACATTATCTTCAAAAAACAGATCGAACAGTCTGCCGACGCGAAAGGGGAAAAAGAGCGCCTCGTGGCCGAATACCGCGAAAAATTCGCCAGCCCCTACAAAGCGGCGGAGTTGGGCTATATCGACGAGGTGATTCTCCCGTCCGACACGCGAAAAAAGATTTTTGCCGCATTGGAGATGTTGCAGAACAAGGTGGATTCGAATCCGAAGAAAAAACACGGGAATATTCCCTTGTAG
- the accC gene encoding acetyl-CoA carboxylase biotin carboxylase subunit: MKTKKIKKILIANRGEIAVRIMRTCRDLGISTVAVYSEADRSALHVQVADEAYCIGPAPAVESYLVPEKIIDAANKSGADAVHPGYGFLSEKSVFSKACQNAGIIFLGPKPETIDAMGSKTGARQIAEKARVPMVPGTKEALKDLAEAKQIAKKIGYPVFLKAVSGGGGKGMRLVEKEADMESAMTRAGSEAKKSFNDDSLYIEKYIVKPRHIEVQVVFDQQGKGLHLFERECSLQRRHQKVIEEAPSPFISAATRKKMTEAAVRLAASVGYVGVGTLEFLVDKEENFYFLEMNTRLQVEHPVTEMITGLDLVKLQIEIGEGKPLSLKQSDITLRGHAVECRLYAEDPENNFFPSPGTIEWMTIPEGPGVRHDSGVYEGATIPIYYDPLIAKLITWGESRQHAFCRMQRALREYEIGGFKNNIPFLRTLVENPDVLAAKMYTHYIDDHPEILKRRPVDLPNEIIFGIAAYDRTKRPMATPASGVATVGRETMSQWKAQGLRDALEQRF; this comes from the coding sequence ATGAAAACCAAAAAAATCAAAAAGATCCTTATCGCCAACCGCGGCGAAATTGCCGTCCGGATCATGCGGACCTGTCGCGATCTCGGCATTTCAACCGTGGCGGTTTATTCGGAGGCCGATCGCTCCGCTCTTCATGTTCAAGTCGCGGATGAGGCCTATTGCATCGGCCCGGCCCCTGCGGTTGAAAGTTATCTCGTTCCCGAAAAGATAATCGATGCCGCCAACAAGAGCGGGGCGGATGCTGTTCATCCCGGCTACGGGTTTCTTTCCGAGAAATCGGTTTTCTCAAAAGCTTGCCAAAATGCCGGAATCATCTTTCTGGGTCCCAAACCCGAAACCATCGACGCCATGGGGAGTAAAACAGGGGCGCGCCAGATTGCCGAGAAGGCGAGGGTGCCAATGGTGCCGGGCACGAAGGAGGCTCTCAAAGATTTAGCCGAAGCCAAACAAATTGCCAAAAAGATCGGCTATCCCGTTTTTCTAAAGGCTGTGTCGGGCGGCGGGGGGAAAGGGATGCGTTTGGTCGAGAAAGAGGCCGACATGGAATCGGCCATGACCCGGGCGGGATCAGAAGCAAAGAAAAGCTTTAATGATGATAGTCTATATATTGAAAAATACATTGTAAAACCACGCCATATTGAGGTTCAGGTCGTCTTCGATCAGCAGGGAAAAGGGCTTCATTTGTTTGAGCGTGAATGTTCTCTTCAGCGACGGCATCAAAAGGTGATCGAAGAGGCGCCGTCCCCCTTTATTTCGGCGGCCACCCGAAAAAAAATGACCGAAGCGGCGGTTCGTTTGGCGGCATCAGTCGGGTATGTTGGAGTGGGGACGCTCGAATTTTTGGTCGACAAGGAGGAGAATTTTTATTTCCTCGAAATGAACACCCGCCTGCAGGTGGAGCATCCGGTTACGGAAATGATCACTGGCCTCGATCTGGTGAAACTCCAAATTGAGATTGGAGAGGGGAAACCCCTTTCTCTCAAACAATCCGACATTACCCTGCGCGGTCATGCGGTCGAGTGCCGCCTGTATGCCGAAGACCCGGAAAATAATTTTTTTCCTTCTCCCGGCACCATCGAGTGGATGACAATCCCGGAAGGGCCGGGGGTCCGGCACGACAGCGGCGTTTACGAGGGGGCCACAATTCCCATCTACTACGACCCGCTTATTGCCAAGTTGATCACCTGGGGGGAAAGCCGCCAACATGCCTTTTGCCGGATGCAAAGGGCCCTTCGCGAATATGAAATCGGCGGATTTAAAAACAACATCCCGTTTTTGCGAACGCTGGTCGAAAACCCCGATGTTTTGGCGGCCAAAATGTATACGCACTATATCGACGATCATCCCGAAATCCTCAAACGCCGTCCGGTGGATCTGCCGAACGAGATTATCTTCGGCATTGCCGCCTATGACCGAACAAAGCGGCCCATGGCCACTCCGGCGTCCGGCGTGGCGACTGTCGGGAGAGAAACGATGTCCCAGTGGAAAGCGCAAGGTTTGAGGGACGCGTTGGAGCAGAGATTTTGA
- a CDS encoding biotin/lipoyl-binding protein — MKSKKFTATHDGKETPIEIGEIAPDSLRIVSNGKTWEVDVHIAGPNHYSVIHDGRSHDLRFHQSGPEIQAFLHGEHLYFQLDEEGKAGKPKPGAGRLLGGKPGGKIGGGATPTRGPFGAGEGKVELIAQMPGKIVSVAVKKGDKVEEGEGVVVLEAMKMENEMKSPKSGVVTDVRVAPGQSVENGALLVVIE; from the coding sequence TTGAAATCCAAAAAATTCACCGCCACGCACGACGGAAAAGAGACGCCGATTGAAATCGGCGAAATCGCCCCCGATAGTCTGCGCATTGTCTCCAACGGCAAGACATGGGAGGTGGATGTTCACATCGCGGGGCCGAACCATTATTCGGTCATTCACGACGGACGGTCGCATGATCTTCGTTTTCATCAAAGCGGCCCGGAAATTCAGGCTTTTCTTCATGGCGAGCATCTCTATTTTCAGCTTGATGAAGAGGGCAAGGCCGGAAAACCCAAACCGGGAGCCGGCAGGTTGCTTGGTGGCAAGCCGGGGGGAAAAATCGGTGGCGGCGCCACCCCGACAAGGGGCCCCTTTGGGGCTGGCGAGGGAAAGGTCGAACTGATCGCCCAGATGCCGGGCAAAATTGTCAGTGTCGCCGTCAAAAAAGGGGACAAGGTTGAAGAAGGGGAGGGGGTGGTTGTTCTTGAGGCGATGAAGATGGAAAACGAGATGAAATCCCCAAAGTCGGGCGTTGTCACCGATGTCCGCGTGGCCCCCGGCCAGTCGGTTGAAAACGGCGCCTTGCTGGTTGTCATCGAATAG
- a CDS encoding histone deacetylase — protein sequence MPKTGIVWDERYLAHDTGTGHPESPRRLLAIKEVLDTDSTLVSIPPRLATKEEVGWVHSKEHIENVEKTRGVPHGYFDLDTPVSADSAEAAFLAVGGLLTAAEAVFSGKVDNAFAFPRPPGHHAESTRAMGFCLFNNIAVAAEYLVRQKGLKRIAIVDIDVHHGNGTQHFFYARDDVFYVSTHRYPFYPGTGAVDETGTGKGKGYTLNLPFDALGDDDDYAKGYDKKILPALHEYKPEFVLVSAGFDAHRRDPLGGMKITKGGFKMMARNLFDVAQKYSGAKIVFVLEGGYDMKGLQEGVEAVLEVIHA from the coding sequence ATGCCGAAAACCGGAATCGTTTGGGACGAACGTTATCTTGCGCATGACACCGGAACCGGTCATCCGGAATCCCCCCGTCGTCTGCTGGCCATCAAAGAGGTTCTTGATACCGACTCCACGCTTGTTTCCATCCCCCCCCGTTTGGCCACCAAAGAAGAGGTTGGCTGGGTTCATTCGAAAGAACACATCGAGAATGTCGAAAAAACGCGGGGCGTCCCTCACGGCTATTTTGACCTCGACACGCCGGTCTCCGCCGATTCGGCGGAGGCCGCCTTTCTGGCGGTCGGGGGCTTACTTACGGCCGCCGAGGCGGTTTTTTCGGGAAAGGTGGACAACGCCTTCGCCTTTCCCCGGCCGCCGGGACACCATGCCGAATCGACACGCGCGATGGGATTCTGCCTTTTCAACAACATCGCCGTCGCCGCCGAATATCTGGTTCGCCAAAAGGGGCTCAAACGGATTGCCATTGTCGATATCGACGTTCATCACGGAAACGGAACCCAGCATTTTTTTTATGCTCGGGACGACGTTTTCTACGTCTCGACCCACCGCTATCCGTTCTATCCGGGAACCGGAGCTGTCGACGAAACGGGAACGGGAAAAGGGAAGGGGTACACCTTGAATCTTCCCTTCGACGCCCTCGGAGATGATGACGATTATGCGAAGGGGTATGATAAAAAAATTCTTCCGGCCCTTCACGAATACAAACCGGAGTTTGTCCTCGTTTCGGCCGGATTCGACGCGCATCGGCGCGATCCGCTTGGCGGCATGAAAATCACCAAAGGGGGATTTAAGATGATGGCGCGAAATCTCTTCGATGTCGCCCAAAAATATTCAGGCGCAAAAATCGTTTTTGTTCTGGAAGGGGGATATGATATGAAAGGGTTGCAGGAAGGGGTCGAGGCCGTTCTGGAGGTGATCCATGCGTAG
- a CDS encoding peptidylprolyl isomerase encodes MPFEAGKKYEAVIKTGKGDITVELYPDKAPLSATNFIQLAKGGFYNGLTFHRVEPGFVIQGGDPAGNGSGGPGYTIPAEIGLPHKNGALAWARTGDQVNPQRRSSGSQFYITLQATPFLDGAYTVFGQTIAGMDVVSNIRRGDKINSIEIVVK; translated from the coding sequence ATGCCATTTGAGGCCGGCAAAAAATACGAGGCGGTCATCAAAACCGGCAAAGGGGACATCACGGTGGAGCTTTATCCCGACAAGGCCCCTCTGTCGGCCACCAATTTTATCCAACTGGCAAAAGGGGGGTTTTACAACGGGCTGACCTTTCACCGGGTGGAGCCCGGTTTTGTCATTCAAGGGGGAGACCCGGCAGGGAACGGCAGTGGCGGACCGGGTTATACCATTCCTGCCGAGATCGGCCTCCCGCACAAAAACGGGGCGCTTGCCTGGGCCCGCACCGGCGACCAAGTGAATCCCCAGCGCCGCTCCAGTGGTTCGCAGTTCTACATCACCCTGCAGGCGACGCCGTTTTTGGACGGGGCTTATACGGTCTTCGGCCAGACCATCGCCGGCATGGATGTCGTCTCCAATATCCGGCGGGGGGACAAGATCAACTCCATTGAAATTGTCGTGAAGTGA
- a CDS encoding PBP1A family penicillin-binding protein translates to MLHLFRLVRLILVIGVLLFITAIVSGFGLYYYFSRDLPRLDSLKDYNPPVVSEVYSADGTKIGEFWTEKRFVLSPKEMPKTMVQAIVASEDDRFFEHKGIDYQSIVRAFFENLKAGHVVQGGSTITQQITKSLLLSSERTINRKIKEAILATRIEKNFNKEEILNLYLNQTFFGNRAYGVEAASRNYFHKTCRELNIAEAALIAGLAKAPSLYSPITNPAQAKERQEYVIDRMFEVGFITKEQREKARAIPLKVYRAETDKEFNDKYTPWFTEYIRRTIQEKYGEQVPYTHGLQIYTTVDPGMQKAADRAVERGIRELDKRQGYAGPIQKIPEADISKFAAENHLAVTRETLEEEWDYFHPLSDDELTNRPTPIIPGRYYRAVVTKVDRQGQNLEVLVGNVSGIIRVHDYAWARKRNLNSAGYNDVYYIRDPGGTFSVGDVIWVKKKIPGDDAKGKGYEAGKNYFSLEQEPEVAGALFSYEPQSGFVRAIVGGLDFKKSEFNRAMQAIRQTGSAIKPLIYSAALDKGYSLSTVIEDAPLFYEYAPGRFWSPQNYGGGFKGPTTFRSGLVNSRNVVTVRILMDIGVEYVDAYARKLGITTPINRYYSMALGANDMKLYELSRAYGVFPNGGILPELVFVKRITDRYGRVLEEYRPRQIVPFTEQLAKNRENRKEAKEGSGYSESLLAEGEKWIADDKLKLTEIEKRILYGDYVPEGYVISPRTAYTMVQLMNDVVNYGTGYKVRALGRPAAGKTGTTNDETDTWFVGYVPDLFAGVWVGFDKVQKIGSRETGGNTSAPIFLYYMQEVLKGKPVANFEIPKEINTAVLDAPIDLTAGDAEAGGIEGGGSSADFFIYDF, encoded by the coding sequence ATGCTTCATCTCTTCAGGCTTGTCCGTCTGATTCTGGTTATCGGCGTCCTCCTGTTCATTACGGCGATCGTCTCCGGCTTCGGCCTCTACTACTACTTTTCCCGCGATCTCCCCAGGCTGGACAGCCTGAAGGACTACAATCCTCCGGTGGTCTCTGAGGTTTATTCCGCCGACGGAACAAAAATCGGCGAGTTCTGGACCGAAAAGCGTTTCGTCCTCTCCCCCAAAGAAATGCCGAAGACAATGGTTCAGGCCATCGTCGCCAGCGAGGATGACCGTTTTTTCGAGCACAAGGGAATCGACTATCAAAGCATCGTCCGCGCCTTTTTTGAAAACCTGAAGGCGGGCCATGTGGTGCAGGGGGGTTCTACAATCACCCAGCAGATCACCAAATCTCTCCTTTTATCCAGCGAAAGGACCATCAACCGCAAAATCAAGGAGGCGATTCTGGCCACCCGCATCGAAAAAAATTTCAACAAGGAAGAAATCCTGAACCTCTACCTCAACCAAACCTTCTTCGGCAACCGCGCCTACGGCGTTGAGGCGGCATCCCGCAACTATTTTCACAAGACATGCAGGGAATTGAACATCGCCGAGGCCGCGCTGATCGCGGGGCTGGCGAAAGCCCCCTCGCTTTATTCCCCCATCACCAACCCGGCACAGGCCAAGGAGCGACAGGAGTATGTCATCGACCGGATGTTTGAGGTCGGTTTTATCACAAAGGAACAGAGGGAAAAGGCCAGGGCCATTCCGCTTAAAGTTTACCGGGCCGAAACCGACAAGGAGTTCAATGACAAATACACCCCCTGGTTCACCGAATACATCCGCCGCACGATTCAGGAAAAATACGGCGAACAGGTGCCCTACACCCATGGCCTCCAAATCTACACCACCGTCGATCCCGGCATGCAAAAAGCGGCGGACCGGGCCGTGGAGCGTGGCATCCGGGAATTGGACAAGCGCCAGGGATACGCGGGGCCGATCCAAAAAATTCCCGAGGCGGATATTTCGAAATTTGCGGCGGAAAACCATTTGGCGGTCACAAGGGAAACATTGGAGGAAGAATGGGATTATTTTCATCCCCTCTCGGATGATGAGCTGACAAACCGTCCCACCCCCATCATCCCCGGCCGGTATTATCGGGCGGTTGTTACGAAAGTCGACCGTCAGGGGCAGAATCTTGAGGTGCTGGTTGGAAATGTTTCCGGAATCATCCGTGTGCACGATTATGCCTGGGCCCGCAAACGAAACCTGAACTCGGCCGGTTACAACGATGTCTATTATATCCGCGACCCAGGGGGGACTTTTTCGGTCGGCGACGTCATCTGGGTGAAAAAGAAGATCCCCGGAGATGACGCAAAGGGAAAGGGCTATGAGGCCGGCAAAAATTATTTCTCGCTGGAACAGGAGCCTGAAGTGGCGGGGGCGCTTTTTTCGTACGAGCCGCAAAGCGGCTTTGTACGGGCTATTGTGGGGGGGCTCGATTTTAAAAAGAGCGAGTTCAACCGGGCAATGCAGGCCATAAGGCAGACCGGTTCGGCCATCAAGCCGCTCATCTATTCCGCCGCCCTGGACAAGGGCTATTCGCTTTCCACGGTGATCGAGGACGCCCCCCTCTTCTACGAGTATGCCCCCGGCCGTTTTTGGTCTCCCCAGAACTACGGCGGCGGTTTCAAGGGCCCCACCACCTTCCGGAGCGGCCTAGTCAATTCGCGCAACGTGGTCACCGTGCGCATCCTCATGGATATCGGCGTGGAATACGTCGACGCCTACGCGCGGAAGCTGGGAATAACCACGCCGATAAACCGGTATTACTCGATGGCCCTGGGGGCCAACGACATGAAGCTCTATGAACTCTCCCGTGCCTACGGCGTCTTTCCCAACGGCGGAATCCTTCCCGAACTTGTCTTCGTGAAGCGGATCACCGACCGTTACGGAAGGGTTCTGGAGGAATACCGGCCGCGGCAGATTGTCCCCTTCACGGAACAATTGGCCAAAAACAGGGAGAACCGGAAAGAGGCCAAAGAGGGTTCCGGCTATAGTGAATCCCTCCTGGCCGAAGGCGAAAAGTGGATCGCGGATGACAAGCTGAAACTCACCGAAATTGAAAAACGGATTCTCTACGGCGATTATGTCCCGGAAGGGTATGTCATCTCGCCGCGCACCGCCTACACGATGGTCCAGCTGATGAACGATGTCGTCAACTACGGCACCGGATACAAGGTCAGGGCGCTCGGCCGCCCGGCGGCGGGAAAAACCGGAACCACCAACGACGAGACCGACACCTGGTTTGTCGGCTATGTCCCCGACCTGTTTGCCGGCGTCTGGGTGGGATTCGACAAGGTCCAGAAAATCGGCTCCCGCGAAACGGGGGGGAACACCTCCGCCCCCATTTTTCTGTATTACATGCAGGAGGTGCTGAAGGGAAAGCCGGTAGCCAATTTTGAGATCCCCAAGGAGATCAACACCGCCGTCCTCGACGCGCCGATTGATCTCACCGCGGGGGATGCCGAAGCGGGGGGGATCGAGGGGGGCGGCTCGTCGGCCGATTTCTTTATTTACGATTTTTAG